One Sodalinema gerasimenkoae IPPAS B-353 DNA segment encodes these proteins:
- a CDS encoding DUF4238 domain-containing protein, which produces MSKQITKNQHYVPQCLLKHFGCDARKGKKINVFDIERSVVRYNQSVKEVFSQNYFYGRDNEVETFMAEEVEGPASKILDKIVDGDFNIVDEDVLTLHRFVLSLFCRTPEASERASGFVNSHLESTVRELLSLNGFDPEEASAGRLNFCQDRLASLITVQGVIDAIILRDLRYHIIKNETASEFYISDHPVFIYNWLYRDLEYPGVTSITALGLQIFLPLSPKITLCFYDPKVYKYGQKSLVTCVSKDEDIEILNSFQVINSDSVIGFYSQQNEAHVRRLYERYKNINLHQYESGILSTEKEGKGRIRSTHFVFTRQAKLKKMPSFVKVKKKSRSYASSYQERDPELSTKHMEFKRFMNEQRQRSILELDQGDR; this is translated from the coding sequence ATGAGTAAGCAAATAACTAAGAACCAACATTACGTTCCCCAATGCTTGCTTAAGCATTTTGGCTGTGATGCAAGGAAAGGGAAAAAGATAAATGTATTTGATATAGAAAGGTCTGTTGTGAGATATAACCAGTCAGTTAAGGAGGTTTTTTCACAGAATTATTTTTATGGCAGGGACAATGAAGTTGAAACCTTCATGGCTGAAGAAGTAGAAGGTCCAGCTTCAAAAATATTAGACAAAATTGTTGATGGAGACTTTAATATAGTTGACGAAGATGTTTTGACTTTACACAGATTCGTTTTATCCCTTTTTTGTAGAACACCTGAGGCAAGTGAAAGAGCAAGTGGATTTGTAAATTCACACCTTGAGTCAACGGTGCGCGAACTTTTAAGCTTGAACGGGTTTGATCCAGAAGAAGCAAGTGCCGGACGCTTGAACTTTTGCCAAGATCGGTTAGCATCTCTAATTACTGTTCAAGGAGTGATTGATGCCATAATCTTAAGAGATTTGAGGTATCACATTATTAAAAATGAAACTGCGTCAGAGTTTTACATATCTGATCATCCTGTATTCATCTACAATTGGCTTTATCGGGATTTGGAATATCCTGGAGTCACAAGCATTACTGCACTTGGACTGCAAATTTTCCTTCCTTTGTCTCCCAAAATAACACTTTGTTTCTATGATCCAAAAGTGTATAAGTATGGACAAAAAAGCTTGGTAACTTGCGTTTCAAAAGATGAAGATATTGAAATCTTGAATTCTTTCCAGGTGATCAATTCAGATTCAGTAATAGGATTTTATTCACAACAAAATGAAGCTCACGTAAGGCGATTATACGAAAGATATAAAAACATAAATTTACATCAGTATGAGAGCGGTATTTTATCAACTGAAAAGGAGGGTAAGGGAAGAATAAGATCTACACATTTTGTTTTCACTCGCCAAGCGAAGCTCAAGAAAATGCCTTCATTTGTAAAAGTTAAGAAAAAGTCTAGAAGTTATGCGTCTTCGTATCAGGAAAGAGATCCTGAGTTATCTACAAAACACATGGAGTTTAAAAGATTTATGAATGAGCAAAGACAACGTAGTATTCTTGAGTTAGATCAAGGCGATCGTTAA